The Methanobrevibacter sp. genome segment ATGGTAAAATCATAATTAATGAATCTCAATGTGATGGATGTGGGGCATGTATTCAGGTTTGTAAATATGGAGCTTTAGAGGCAGGCAGGTGAAAAAATGGATAATCATTATAGTATTTATATTTGCGGTGTTGGAGGTCAGGGAATTATTAAAACCTCAACAATCATTGGCGAAGCTGCAATGAATCAAGGTTTGGATGTGGTAATGAGCGAAATTCACGGTATGTCACAAAGAGGAGGATCTGTTTCTACCGAGTTAAAAATAGGTGGTTACAACTCATCAATCATACCTAAGAAAGGTGCAGACATGCTGCTTTCCTTTGAACCTATTGAAACAATAAGGGGATTGGATAAAGTAAACAGTGAAACTAAAATCGTGTATAATACTCATCCGATTATTCCGTCTTCAGCCAATAAGCCATATCCTAATGTGGATAATATTACAAAAACTTTAAAAGAGAATTTTAAACATGTCCTCCCCATTAATGGAACACAATTGGCTATTGATGCTGGAAGCGTATTATCATTAAACATGGTTCTTTTAGGTGCTGTTACAGCTGATGACAAATTCCCTCTTACAAAAGAATCAGTTATTGAAGCTATGAAAAATAATCTAAAACCTAAATTCCATGAAATGAATTTAAAAGCTATTGAAAATGGATATAAATCAATCAAAAATTAAAAATTTAAATACTATTTAAACTAAAGACCTATATAGATATTAAAGTGTGATATTATGGCTTACAAAATTGACAATGCTATTATAAAAAAAGACATTAATGGGCAGGTAACATTAATTGATCCAGAAAATGTTTTTGGTGATGAGGATGCTTTTATTGCAATTAAAAGTGATGATTTAATTACTATTCAACTTTTAATCAATGGCATTATGAGAAACGATTTTAAAAATTGGAGAGAAGTAGGGGCTATTCCTGAAAGAGAACCAATTAAAAGCCTTTTTGTCCGCTTAGGTTATTCAAAAGAAGATATAGCTAATATGTTAAAAGATTTCTAGCTGTATCTGATTATTTTTTAAAAAAAATAGTTTAGAAAAGATTAAATCTTTTCTATAAATTTTTAATGTCTTCTGTTTCTAAAATTTTAACATTGCTGTTATTTAATACTTTGATGGCTTTTTCCATATCCTCTAGTCTCATAACAACAATGGCTTCATCACTTTTGCTGCTTACAAATGCATATAAATATTCCAAATTAATGCCCTGTTCATCGAATATTGCCAATGTTGAGTTCAAACCGTTTGGCCTATCAGGAACTGATAAAAGAATGACCTCATTTTCTTTTACAATAAAACCATCTTTTTCAAGAGCTTCTATTGCTTTTTTGTTATCAGAAACGATTAGTCTTAAAATTCCATATTTTGTCGTATCAGCTATTGATAGTGCACGGATATTGATATTTTCTTGAGCTAATGTGTTAATAGCTTTTTTAATCCTTCCTTCTTTGTTTTCCACGAAAATTGAAATTTGTTTAACTACCATTTTATCACCTATTCAAAATTCCTTTCATCAATTACACGAACAGCTTTACCT includes the following:
- a CDS encoding indolepyruvate oxidoreductase subunit beta: MDNHYSIYICGVGGQGIIKTSTIIGEAAMNQGLDVVMSEIHGMSQRGGSVSTELKIGGYNSSIIPKKGADMLLSFEPIETIRGLDKVNSETKIVYNTHPIIPSSANKPYPNVDNITKTLKENFKHVLPINGTQLAIDAGSVLSLNMVLLGAVTADDKFPLTKESVIEAMKNNLKPKFHEMNLKAIENGYKSIKN
- a CDS encoding amino acid-binding protein, with the protein product MVVKQISIFVENKEGRIKKAINTLAQENINIRALSIADTTKYGILRLIVSDNKKAIEALEKDGFIVKENEVILLSVPDRPNGLNSTLAIFDEQGINLEYLYAFVSSKSDEAIVVMRLEDMEKAIKVLNNSNVKILETEDIKNL